The Aminithiophilus ramosus genome contains a region encoding:
- the rpoB gene encoding DNA-directed RNA polymerase subunit beta: MAEFVPVGKRRRRLAFGRVKDLVDLPDLIEVQRNSYRWFFQKDVDPDRREAMGLQELFREIFPIESYDGSFALEFFRFYIDPPTTSEEESRQRDLTWQMPVRATIRLVNRKTSEIKEEEIFLGDFPVMTDRGTFIINGTERVVVNQLARSAGVYLSADTSVPGQESFACKVIPDRGAWLEFDLTPGDVLSVNIDNRKKIPATTFLKAFGVPGDDEILRLFGAREIEVDLIEEEVRGRLLAEAIVGEAGDVLLARNDRVTKEHFDRLVEMGRTRLRIWDVDPALAATLERDNTTNSDEALLDLFRRLRPNEPARMENAREYIHGLFFDSRRYNLGRVGRYKLNRRLNLDFDLSERLLRIEDIVSMIKAMLALRSGRERPDDIDHLGNRRVRAVGELLQNQVRIGLLRMERIAKERMTTLPNLEKATAKDLINVRPISASLREFFGSGQLSQFMDQTNPLAEITHRRRLSALGPGGLSRERAGFEARDVHYTHYGRVCPIETPEGPNIGLVTSLATYSRVNEFGFLVTPRRKVVDGRVSDEIVFLSADEEDSFYVARANTPVAPDGQILAEVADRVYVRYRDDIEEVTPDKIDFLDVSPKQIVSVSTALIPFLEHDDANRALMGSNMQRQAVPLIQAEAPRVGTGMEARIAKDSGSCIVARRSGVVSYVDSERIEISTDDGGVDQYRLIKFRRSNQGTIIHQKPLVRHGDHVERSEVIVDGQSVDEAELALGRNVLVAFVPWEGYNYEDAILLSERLVKEDFYTSIHIEEYEVEARDTKLGPEEITRDIPNVGEDALRDLDENGIVRVGAEVGAGDILVGKVTPKGESDQTPEEKLLRAIFGEKAREVRDTSLRVPHGEGGKIVAIKRLTRELNGEDMSPGVNEVVKVYVAQLRKITVGDKMAGRHGNKGVVSRILPVEDMPYLPDGTSADIVLNPLGVPSRMNLGQVLETIMGFVAVQNDWYVSTPVFEGAQEKEIFEELAKLSKSHPELTRDGRTTLYDGRTGEPMENKVTVGYMYMLKLIHLVDDKIHARSIGPYSLITQQPLGGKAQFGGQRFGEMEVWALEGYGASHILQEMLTVKSDDIRGRLKTYERIVKGQNLTKPGVPESFRVLVKELQGLGLDVEIGYDDGSFGELIVEEDEPEASFRPKRIPPRESDVVSAADEEPDEEEKGLLQKLFPVSTVTDEMIFGSDNEPEPSDEKDDDSEGADA, encoded by the coding sequence ATGGCCGAATTCGTCCCCGTGGGCAAACGGCGTCGGCGTCTGGCTTTCGGAAGGGTCAAGGATCTTGTCGATCTTCCCGACCTGATCGAAGTCCAGCGGAACTCCTACCGGTGGTTTTTTCAGAAGGATGTGGATCCCGACAGGCGCGAGGCTATGGGCCTCCAAGAGCTGTTCAGAGAGATCTTCCCCATCGAAAGCTATGACGGTTCTTTTGCGTTGGAGTTTTTCCGCTTCTACATCGACCCTCCCACGACGAGTGAGGAGGAGTCGCGCCAGCGTGACCTGACATGGCAGATGCCCGTCAGGGCGACGATTCGTCTCGTCAACCGGAAGACGTCGGAGATCAAGGAGGAGGAGATCTTCCTCGGCGATTTCCCCGTCATGACCGACAGGGGCACGTTCATCATCAACGGAACGGAGCGCGTCGTCGTCAATCAGCTGGCCCGCTCGGCCGGCGTCTACCTCAGCGCCGATACGTCCGTTCCCGGCCAGGAGTCCTTCGCCTGCAAGGTCATCCCCGATCGGGGAGCCTGGCTCGAGTTCGACCTCACGCCCGGAGATGTCCTTTCCGTCAACATCGACAACCGCAAGAAGATCCCCGCCACGACCTTCCTCAAGGCCTTCGGCGTCCCCGGCGACGACGAGATTCTCAGGCTTTTCGGCGCCCGAGAGATCGAGGTGGACCTCATCGAAGAGGAGGTCCGCGGCCGTCTCCTGGCCGAGGCCATCGTCGGAGAGGCGGGCGACGTCCTTCTCGCCCGCAACGACCGCGTCACCAAGGAGCATTTCGATCGGCTCGTCGAGATGGGGCGGACCCGCCTCCGCATCTGGGATGTGGATCCGGCTCTGGCTGCGACGCTGGAGCGGGACAACACGACGAACAGCGACGAGGCGCTTCTGGATCTCTTCCGTCGCCTCCGTCCCAACGAGCCGGCCCGCATGGAGAACGCCCGGGAGTACATCCACGGCCTCTTCTTCGATTCCCGCCGCTACAACCTGGGGCGGGTGGGGCGCTACAAGCTCAACCGTCGTCTGAATCTCGACTTCGACCTTTCCGAGCGTCTCCTCCGGATCGAGGACATCGTGTCCATGATCAAGGCCATGCTGGCCCTGCGCAGCGGCAGGGAGCGGCCCGACGACATCGACCACCTGGGCAACCGCCGCGTCCGGGCCGTCGGCGAGCTCCTTCAGAATCAGGTCCGCATCGGTCTCCTCCGGATGGAGCGCATCGCCAAGGAACGGATGACGACCCTTCCCAACCTGGAAAAGGCCACGGCCAAGGATCTCATCAACGTCCGGCCCATTTCGGCGTCGCTCCGGGAGTTCTTCGGCTCGGGCCAGCTCTCCCAGTTCATGGACCAGACCAACCCTCTGGCCGAGATCACCCACAGGCGCCGCCTCTCGGCCCTGGGTCCCGGAGGCCTCTCCCGCGAACGGGCCGGATTCGAGGCCCGCGACGTTCACTACACCCACTATGGCCGCGTCTGTCCCATCGAGACGCCGGAAGGCCCCAACATCGGCCTCGTGACCTCTCTGGCCACCTACTCCCGCGTCAACGAGTTCGGCTTCCTCGTGACGCCGAGGCGCAAGGTCGTCGACGGCCGCGTCTCCGACGAGATCGTCTTTCTCTCGGCCGACGAGGAGGACAGCTTCTACGTCGCCAGGGCCAACACGCCCGTCGCTCCCGACGGGCAGATTCTGGCCGAAGTCGCCGATCGGGTTTACGTCCGCTACCGCGACGACATCGAAGAGGTCACGCCCGACAAGATCGATTTCCTCGACGTCTCGCCCAAGCAGATCGTCTCCGTCTCGACGGCTCTCATCCCCTTCCTGGAGCATGACGACGCCAACCGGGCCCTCATGGGCTCCAACATGCAGCGTCAGGCCGTTCCCCTCATCCAGGCCGAGGCCCCTCGCGTCGGGACGGGCATGGAGGCCCGCATCGCCAAGGACTCGGGCTCCTGCATCGTCGCCAGACGGAGCGGCGTCGTCTCCTACGTCGATTCGGAGCGCATCGAGATTTCCACCGACGACGGCGGCGTCGATCAGTACCGCCTCATCAAGTTCCGCCGTTCCAACCAGGGGACGATCATCCACCAGAAACCCCTCGTCCGCCACGGAGACCATGTGGAAAGAAGCGAGGTCATCGTCGACGGCCAGTCTGTCGACGAGGCCGAGCTGGCCCTGGGTCGCAACGTCCTCGTCGCCTTCGTCCCCTGGGAGGGGTACAACTACGAGGACGCCATCCTCCTCAGCGAGCGCCTCGTCAAGGAGGACTTCTACACGTCGATCCACATCGAGGAGTACGAGGTCGAGGCCCGAGACACGAAGCTCGGCCCCGAGGAGATCACCCGCGACATCCCCAACGTCGGTGAGGACGCCCTTCGGGACCTCGACGAGAACGGCATCGTCCGCGTCGGAGCCGAGGTGGGCGCCGGCGACATCCTCGTCGGCAAGGTGACGCCCAAGGGCGAATCGGACCAGACGCCGGAGGAGAAACTCCTGCGGGCCATCTTCGGAGAAAAGGCCCGTGAGGTCCGCGACACGTCGCTCCGCGTGCCTCACGGCGAGGGCGGCAAGATCGTCGCCATCAAGCGCCTCACCCGGGAGCTCAACGGCGAGGACATGAGCCCCGGCGTCAACGAGGTCGTCAAGGTCTACGTGGCCCAGCTCAGGAAGATCACCGTCGGCGACAAGATGGCCGGGCGTCACGGCAACAAGGGCGTCGTCTCCCGCATCCTTCCCGTCGAGGACATGCCCTATCTTCCCGACGGCACGTCGGCCGATATCGTCCTCAACCCTCTCGGCGTTCCCAGCCGCATGAACCTGGGACAGGTCCTGGAGACGATCATGGGCTTCGTGGCCGTGCAGAACGATTGGTACGTCTCGACGCCCGTCTTCGAGGGGGCCCAGGAGAAGGAGATCTTCGAGGAGCTGGCCAAGCTCTCGAAGAGCCATCCCGAGCTGACCCGCGACGGACGGACGACGCTTTACGACGGCCGCACGGGCGAGCCCATGGAAAACAAGGTCACCGTGGGCTACATGTACATGCTCAAGCTGATCCACCTCGTCGACGACAAGATCCATGCCCGCTCCATCGGCCCCTACAGCCTCATCACCCAGCAGCCTCTGGGCGGCAAGGCCCAGTTCGGCGGCCAGCGCTTCGGCGAGATGGAAGTCTGGGCCCTCGAGGGCTACGGTGCCTCTCACATCCTTCAGGAGATGCTCACCGTCAAGTCCGACGATATCCGTGGCCGTCTCAAGACCTACGAGAGGATCGTCAAAGGGCAGAACCTGACCAAGCCCGGCGTTCCCGAGAGCTTCCGCGTCCTCGTCAAGGAGCTTCAGGGTCTGGGCCTGGACGTCGAGATCGGCTACGACGACGGGTCCTTCGGCGAGCTCATCGTCGAAGAGGACGAGCCCGAGGCCTCCTTCCGGCCCAAGCGGATCCCCCCCAGGGAGTCGGACGTCGTCTCGGCGGCCGACGAGGAGCCCGACGAGGAGGAGAAAGGTCTTCTCCAGAAGCTTTTCCCCGTCTCGACGGTGACGGACGAGATGATCTTCGGCTCCGACAACGAGCCCGAGCCGAGCGACGAGAAAGATGACGATTCAGAGGGGGCAGATGCCTAG
- a CDS encoding ISNCY family transposase, which produces MKTKEARRLGLVEEAVAGNLTVQEVADRLGLSRRQVFRLKRRYREEGAQGLLHKGRGKPSRRRISQETRDFVVSLAKGLYRDTSCQHMAELLAEEHDLVLSAKSIARFLRAENLSLVHRHRAPKRRSRRVRRSRRGDLVQMDASPFDWFEIGERCTLHGVIDDATGEVLGLWMARNECLFGYFRVLRQMLDRHGVPRELYADRHTIFLSPKSEKLTIKEELEDSAPVTQFGRALEALGTRYVPAGSPQAKGRIERLWGTLQDRLVVAFRRAGVKTIEEANVLLAAYPGEVHNPRFARPPAEGASAFLPPPDGPALDLLLTRQTDRKASGDSTISLDGKQYALIGPRRRPLLLARGQAVKVIEKLDGKLLALVHDGLYDLAAVDKEPPATPPPVIETKTGTPCKTKKQRKPAADHPWRQNPAPPAAAVGSEQGTGSPP; this is translated from the coding sequence ATGAAGACAAAAGAAGCAAGGCGCTTGGGGTTGGTGGAAGAGGCTGTCGCGGGCAACCTGACGGTTCAGGAGGTGGCCGATCGGCTCGGTCTGAGCCGCCGTCAGGTCTTTCGGCTCAAACGACGCTACCGGGAAGAAGGAGCGCAGGGGCTCCTGCACAAGGGACGAGGCAAACCGTCCCGGCGCAGAATCTCTCAGGAGACACGGGATTTCGTCGTCAGTCTGGCCAAGGGTCTTTACAGGGATACGAGCTGTCAGCACATGGCCGAACTCCTTGCCGAAGAGCATGATCTCGTGCTGAGCGCCAAGAGCATCGCCCGTTTCCTTCGCGCGGAGAACCTGTCCCTCGTTCATCGCCACCGGGCCCCGAAGCGGCGTTCCCGCAGGGTCCGACGGTCCCGACGAGGCGATCTGGTCCAGATGGACGCCTCTCCTTTCGATTGGTTCGAGATCGGTGAGCGTTGCACTCTCCACGGCGTGATTGACGATGCCACAGGAGAGGTCCTCGGTCTGTGGATGGCCAGGAATGAGTGCCTCTTCGGCTACTTCCGCGTGCTCCGTCAGATGCTTGATCGCCACGGCGTGCCTCGCGAGCTTTACGCCGACCGCCACACCATCTTCCTTTCTCCCAAGTCGGAAAAACTGACGATCAAGGAGGAGCTGGAGGACTCGGCGCCTGTAACCCAGTTCGGCCGCGCTCTGGAGGCTCTCGGAACTCGCTATGTCCCTGCAGGGTCTCCCCAGGCGAAGGGGCGGATCGAAAGGCTCTGGGGAACTCTTCAGGATCGTCTCGTCGTCGCCTTCCGACGGGCCGGAGTGAAAACGATCGAAGAGGCCAACGTCCTGCTCGCCGCCTACCCGGGAGAGGTCCATAACCCGAGGTTCGCTCGTCCTCCCGCAGAGGGGGCATCTGCCTTTCTCCCTCCGCCGGACGGACCCGCTCTCGATCTCCTCCTGACTCGCCAGACCGACCGGAAGGCCTCGGGAGACTCGACGATTTCCCTCGACGGAAAACAGTACGCCCTGATAGGCCCCCGCAGACGCCCCCTGCTTCTTGCCAGAGGACAGGCGGTCAAGGTCATCGAGAAGCTCGACGGGAAACTCCTGGCTCTTGTCCATGACGGGCTCTACGATCTCGCAGCCGTCGACAAAGAGCCCCCTGCGACTCCCCCGCCTGTCATCGAGACGAAGACAGGCACTCCATGCAAAACGAAGAAGCAGAGGAAGCCGGCGGCAGACCATCCCTGGCGACAGAATCCCGCTCCTCCTGCCGCGGCGGTCGGCTCCGAGCAAGGGACGGGTTCCCCTCCCTAG
- a CDS encoding L-threonylcarbamoyladenylate synthase, giving the protein MRCRVDRWNPDRKIIAEAALALRRGRLVAFPTETVYGLGADGLDADAVRAIYRAKGRPSDNPLILHLAAPGEAGGVALVDERARRLMELFWPGPLTLVLPARCDVVPSVTRGGLDTVALRMPSHPVALALIEAADRPVAAPSANRSGRPSPTEAQAVDEDLGESLAFLLDGGPTDMGVESTVVDATGPSLLLLRPGALALEKIEEAAGLVERPRAGEGRRSPGTRYRHYAPDLPLLLWGEAGLPEIDGSVGYMGLDEAPFPVARSVRFRSVEDYARGLFSALRHLERSGVDVLVAQWPPSQGLGLAVRDRLLRASGRE; this is encoded by the coding sequence GTGAGGTGCCGCGTCGACCGATGGAACCCAGACAGAAAGATCATCGCCGAGGCGGCCTTGGCTCTCCGCCGGGGACGTCTCGTCGCCTTCCCGACGGAGACCGTCTACGGCCTGGGGGCCGACGGTCTCGACGCCGACGCCGTCCGGGCCATCTACCGCGCCAAGGGGCGTCCCTCCGACAACCCCCTCATCCTTCACCTGGCCGCTCCGGGCGAGGCGGGAGGGGTGGCCCTCGTCGACGAAAGGGCTCGCCGGCTCATGGAGCTCTTCTGGCCCGGTCCCCTCACCCTCGTTCTGCCCGCCCGGTGCGACGTCGTGCCTTCCGTCACCCGAGGCGGTCTCGACACCGTCGCCCTCCGCATGCCCTCCCATCCCGTGGCCCTGGCCCTCATCGAGGCCGCAGATCGTCCCGTGGCCGCTCCCAGCGCCAACAGGAGCGGTCGTCCCAGCCCCACGGAGGCCCAGGCCGTCGACGAGGACCTGGGGGAGTCTCTCGCTTTCCTTCTCGACGGCGGTCCCACCGACATGGGCGTCGAGTCGACCGTCGTCGATGCCACGGGCCCCTCTCTCCTTCTCCTTCGCCCCGGAGCCCTGGCCCTGGAGAAAATCGAAGAGGCCGCCGGCCTCGTCGAGCGTCCCCGGGCGGGGGAGGGGAGGCGGTCGCCGGGGACGCGCTACCGTCACTATGCCCCGGATCTGCCCCTTCTGCTCTGGGGCGAGGCCGGTCTCCCCGAGATCGACGGTTCCGTCGGCTACATGGGCCTCGACGAGGCCCCCTTCCCCGTCGCCCGGTCCGTCCGTTTCCGTTCCGTCGAGGACTACGCCCGCGGCCTTTTCTCGGCCCTGCGCCACCTGGAGCGCTCCGGCGTCGACGTCCTCGTCGCCCAGTGGCCTCCGTCGCAGGGGCTGGGACTGGCCGTCAGAGACCGGCTCCTTCGGGCCTCGGGGCGGGAATAG
- the tgt gene encoding tRNA guanosine(34) transglycosylase Tgt: protein MFDYRLVAVCPHTGARAGELVTPHGVIETPVFMPVGTQATVKAMTPEELVELGAQIILSNTYHLYLRPGADLVAEAGGLHRFMRWQGPILTDSGGFQVFSLSALRQISDEGVTFRSHRDGSSHFMTPELSVAVQEKLGGDIAMCFDECVPWPTTAEEADRAVSRTTAWARRCLEAHGREDQALFAIVQGSVFEPLRLRSASELIELDFPGYAIGGLSVGESHDAMYRILDVLNPVLPRHKPRYLMGVGFPTNLVEGIARGVDMFDCVLPSRNGRNGTLFTSSGRMNIKGSRFERDFGPLDEACDCYVCRNYSRAYVRHLHRSGEILGARLCTWHNLHFLVHLVRKARKAIIDGSFPDFRRRFLEHFMEGAYLT, encoded by the coding sequence ATGTTCGACTATCGTCTCGTCGCCGTCTGCCCCCATACGGGGGCCCGGGCCGGCGAACTCGTCACTCCTCACGGCGTCATCGAGACGCCCGTCTTCATGCCCGTCGGCACCCAGGCCACCGTCAAGGCCATGACGCCGGAAGAACTGGTCGAGCTGGGCGCCCAGATCATCCTCTCCAACACCTATCACCTCTACCTTCGTCCCGGCGCCGATCTCGTCGCCGAGGCGGGAGGCCTCCATCGTTTCATGCGCTGGCAGGGGCCGATCCTGACCGACAGCGGCGGTTTTCAGGTCTTCTCCCTCTCCGCCTTGCGCCAGATCAGCGACGAGGGCGTGACCTTTCGGTCCCATCGTGACGGATCGAGCCATTTCATGACGCCCGAACTCTCCGTGGCCGTCCAGGAGAAGCTGGGCGGCGACATCGCCATGTGCTTCGACGAGTGCGTCCCCTGGCCCACGACGGCCGAAGAGGCCGACAGGGCCGTCTCGCGCACCACGGCCTGGGCCCGGCGCTGCCTGGAGGCCCACGGAAGGGAGGACCAGGCCCTCTTCGCCATCGTCCAGGGGTCCGTCTTCGAACCCCTTCGTCTCCGGTCGGCCTCGGAACTCATCGAACTCGACTTTCCCGGCTACGCCATCGGCGGCCTTTCCGTGGGAGAAAGCCATGACGCCATGTACCGCATCCTCGACGTCCTCAACCCCGTCCTCCCTCGTCACAAGCCCCGCTACCTCATGGGCGTCGGCTTTCCCACCAACCTCGTCGAAGGCATAGCCCGCGGCGTCGACATGTTCGACTGCGTCCTCCCCTCCAGAAACGGCCGCAACGGAACCCTCTTCACCTCCTCGGGGAGGATGAACATCAAAGGCTCCCGCTTCGAGCGCGATTTCGGCCCCCTCGACGAGGCCTGCGACTGCTACGTCTGCCGCAACTACAGCCGGGCCTATGTCCGCCATCTCCACCGGAGCGGCGAGATCCTCGGCGCCCGGCTCTGCACCTGGCACAACCTCCACTTCCTCGTCCACCTCGTCAGAAAGGCCCGGAAGGCCATCATCGACGGCTCTTTCCCGGACTTCCGACGTCGCTTCCTGGAACACTTCATGGAGGGGGCCTACCTGACGTGA
- a CDS encoding TatD family hydrolase yields MRLIDSHCHLNDEAFDGDRAQVLARAKEAGLTRLLVVGSDEATSLGALDLARRHADDGLYCAVGVHPHESRLMGESIPASLQEALSDPRVVAVGETGLDYYYDHSERSVQRDVFARQIAWAISASLPLVVHVRDAFDDAFAILEAEGARRCGGVLHCFSGGPDEAERALELGFYLSFAGPLTYKKNDVLRAVAAAVPLDRILVETDSPYLAPHPLRGKRNEPAHVVLTFKVLAGLRGLDEEELASLIGENGRRLFGW; encoded by the coding sequence TTGCGGCTTATCGATTCTCACTGCCATCTCAACGACGAGGCCTTTGACGGCGATCGTGCCCAGGTCCTGGCGCGGGCGAAGGAGGCGGGCCTGACCCGCCTCCTCGTCGTCGGCTCCGACGAGGCGACGAGCCTGGGGGCCCTCGACCTGGCCCGTCGTCACGCCGATGACGGTCTCTACTGTGCCGTCGGCGTTCACCCCCACGAGAGCCGCCTCATGGGAGAGTCCATCCCCGCCTCCCTTCAGGAGGCCCTCTCCGATCCCCGCGTCGTCGCCGTGGGGGAGACGGGGCTGGACTATTACTACGACCACTCGGAACGATCCGTTCAGCGCGACGTCTTCGCCCGTCAGATCGCCTGGGCCATCTCGGCCTCCCTTCCCCTCGTCGTCCACGTCCGCGACGCCTTCGACGACGCCTTCGCCATCCTCGAGGCCGAGGGGGCTCGTCGCTGCGGCGGCGTCCTCCACTGCTTTTCCGGCGGTCCCGACGAGGCCGAGCGGGCCCTGGAGCTGGGTTTCTATCTTTCCTTCGCCGGACCTCTGACATACAAAAAAAACGACGTTCTCAGGGCCGTCGCCGCCGCAGTGCCTCTCGACCGGATTCTCGTCGAGACCGATTCTCCCTATCTGGCGCCTCATCCCCTGCGGGGGAAACGGAACGAGCCGGCCCACGTCGTCCTGACTTTCAAGGTCCTGGCCGGCCTGCGGGGCCTCGATGAAGAGGAACTGGCCTCCCTGATCGGGGAGAACGGCCGCCGCCTCTTCGGCTGGTGA
- the metG gene encoding methionine--tRNA ligase, whose protein sequence is MPSERAFYITTPIYYVNDVPHIGHAYTTIAADTLALYHRMAGDRVLFCTGTDEHGQKIQTTAEAKGMTSQELADRTVENFRRLWEVLHITHDDFIRTTEPRHERVVQAIFNRLLEKGDIYKGTYEGLYCVPCETYVPESQMGEGRTCPDCKRPLKPMTEESYFFRISRYQEALLRFYEENPEAIQPKSRYNEVVSFIRSGLNDQSVSRTTLKWGIPVPGDEGHVVYVWFDALINYLTVCGYPDDETRMAEFWPSVHHLVGKDIIRFHCVVWPAMLLALGLNPPKKVFAHGWWTVEGEKMSKSKGNVVDPFEMVDLYGVDAFRYVLLREVAFGNDGDFSELALVQRINSDLANDLGNLLNRTLQMVERFQGGKVLSAPATDDLDRDLLRAVETTFEAYREAMERFAFDEALKALWTLIGRGNKYIDTTMPWKLGKEGQTERLAAVLSTLCAVLRLAALCVAPVMPEVARTVWRQLGLEGSPEEAGFAAAGRPFPEGVTVAKGDVLVPRIDIEAWKEAKAAREVARNLDPDPGEHEEEIVIDDFRKVELRVARIVAAEAVPKADKLFKIDVDLGYERRTIVSGIREYYKAEDLVGKTIIVVCNLKPVKLRGVESRGMLLAAESCRDDGLALLTVDGAMALGSRIH, encoded by the coding sequence ATGCCCTCAGAAAGAGCGTTCTACATCACCACGCCCATCTACTACGTCAACGACGTTCCCCACATCGGTCACGCCTACACGACCATCGCCGCCGATACGCTGGCCCTCTATCACCGCATGGCCGGCGACAGGGTCCTTTTCTGCACCGGCACCGACGAGCACGGCCAGAAGATCCAGACGACGGCCGAGGCCAAGGGCATGACCTCGCAGGAACTGGCCGACAGGACGGTGGAAAACTTCCGCCGCCTCTGGGAGGTCCTCCACATCACGCACGACGATTTCATCCGCACCACCGAGCCCCGCCACGAGCGTGTCGTCCAGGCCATCTTCAACAGGCTCCTCGAAAAGGGCGACATCTACAAGGGGACCTACGAGGGGCTCTACTGCGTTCCCTGCGAGACCTACGTCCCCGAGAGCCAGATGGGCGAGGGACGGACCTGTCCCGACTGCAAACGTCCCCTCAAGCCCATGACGGAGGAGAGCTACTTCTTCCGCATCTCCCGTTACCAGGAGGCCCTCCTTCGCTTCTACGAGGAGAACCCCGAGGCCATCCAGCCCAAAAGCCGCTACAACGAAGTGGTCAGCTTCATCCGCAGCGGTCTCAACGACCAGTCCGTGTCGCGGACGACGCTCAAATGGGGCATCCCCGTTCCCGGCGACGAGGGCCACGTCGTCTACGTCTGGTTCGACGCCCTCATCAACTACCTGACCGTCTGCGGCTATCCCGACGACGAGACGCGGATGGCCGAATTCTGGCCCTCCGTCCATCACCTCGTCGGCAAGGACATCATCCGTTTCCACTGCGTCGTCTGGCCCGCCATGCTGCTGGCCCTGGGGCTGAACCCGCCGAAGAAGGTCTTCGCCCACGGCTGGTGGACCGTCGAGGGGGAGAAGATGTCCAAGTCGAAGGGGAACGTCGTCGATCCCTTCGAGATGGTCGATCTCTACGGCGTCGACGCCTTCCGCTACGTCCTCCTCCGCGAGGTGGCCTTCGGCAACGACGGCGACTTCTCCGAACTGGCCCTCGTTCAGAGGATCAACTCCGACTTGGCCAACGATCTGGGCAACCTCCTCAACAGGACCCTTCAGATGGTCGAACGTTTCCAGGGCGGCAAGGTCCTTTCGGCTCCCGCCACCGACGATCTCGACAGGGATCTGCTCCGGGCCGTGGAGACCACCTTCGAGGCCTACCGCGAAGCCATGGAGCGTTTCGCCTTCGACGAGGCCCTCAAGGCCCTCTGGACCCTCATCGGCAGAGGAAACAAATACATCGACACGACCATGCCCTGGAAGCTCGGCAAGGAGGGCCAGACGGAACGTCTCGCCGCCGTCCTCTCCACCCTCTGCGCCGTCCTGCGTCTGGCGGCCCTCTGCGTGGCTCCCGTCATGCCCGAAGTGGCCCGGACCGTCTGGCGCCAGCTCGGTCTCGAAGGAAGCCCCGAAGAGGCGGGATTTGCCGCCGCCGGTCGCCCCTTCCCCGAGGGTGTCACCGTCGCCAAGGGCGATGTCCTCGTTCCCCGCATCGACATCGAGGCCTGGAAGGAGGCCAAGGCGGCCCGGGAGGTGGCCAGAAACCTCGATCCCGATCCGGGCGAGCACGAAGAGGAGATCGTCATCGACGATTTCCGCAAGGTCGAACTGCGCGTGGCCCGCATCGTCGCCGCCGAGGCCGTCCCCAAGGCCGACAAACTCTTCAAGATCGACGTCGATCTGGGATACGAGAGGCGGACCATCGTCTCGGGCATCCGCGAGTACTACAAGGCCGAAGATCTGGTCGGCAAGACGATCATCGTCGTCTGCAACCTCAAGCCCGTAAAGCTCAGGGGCGTCGAGAGCCGGGGCATGCTGCTGGCCGCCGAGAGCTGCCGCGACGACGGTCTGGCCCTCCTCACCGTCGACGGCGCCATGGCCCTGGGCAGCCGCATCCACTGA
- the rsmI gene encoding 16S rRNA (cytidine(1402)-2'-O)-methyltransferase, which translates to MALILVPTPVGNREDITARALAVLASADVVACEDTRHTGLLLHHYGIKARLVSYHAHNERARTEEILRHLAEGRTVALVSDAGTPAISDPGQIVVEEALAAGFDVDVLPGPTAFVPALVLSGLPVHPFTFWGFLPSKASDRRRVLADLAHQSWTLLFYVSPHRLAADLADLVDLFGDRRAALVREISKIHQETLRGSLQTLLDESRTREIKGEMVLVVAGREAPSVDDGRWEAEGRALLAEGRSLRDVVNLIAEGYGIPKNRIKSALLQRRREEVGE; encoded by the coding sequence ATGGCTCTGATCCTCGTCCCCACGCCCGTGGGAAACAGGGAGGACATAACGGCCCGGGCCCTGGCGGTCCTGGCCTCGGCCGACGTCGTTGCCTGCGAGGACACGCGCCACACGGGGCTGCTCCTCCACCACTACGGCATCAAGGCCCGCCTCGTCTCCTACCACGCCCACAACGAGCGGGCCCGGACGGAGGAGATCCTTCGCCACCTGGCCGAGGGCAGGACGGTGGCCCTCGTCTCCGACGCCGGCACGCCGGCCATCTCCGATCCGGGGCAGATCGTCGTCGAAGAGGCTCTGGCCGCCGGCTTCGACGTCGACGTCCTTCCGGGACCGACGGCCTTCGTCCCGGCCCTCGTCCTCTCGGGCCTTCCCGTCCATCCCTTCACCTTCTGGGGCTTTCTCCCCTCCAAGGCCTCCGATCGCCGCCGCGTCCTGGCCGACCTGGCCCATCAGAGCTGGACCCTTCTTTTCTACGTCTCGCCTCATCGCCTCGCCGCCGATCTGGCCGACCTCGTCGATCTCTTCGGCGACCGTCGGGCCGCCCTCGTGAGGGAGATCAGCAAAATCCACCAGGAGACCCTTCGCGGAAGTCTTCAGACCCTTCTCGACGAGAGTCGGACCAGAGAGATCAAAGGAGAGATGGTCCTCGTCGTCGCGGGCCGGGAGGCCCCCTCCGTCGACGACGGACGATGGGAGGCCGAGGGGCGGGCCCTTCTCGCCGAGGGGAGAAGCCTTCGCGATGTTGTCAATCTCATCGCCGAGGGTTATGGTATTCCGAAAAACAGGATCAAGTCGGCGCTCCTGCAACGGCGCCGCGAGGAGGTTGGAGAGTAA